A region from the Drosophila bipectinata strain 14024-0381.07 chromosome 3R, DbipHiC1v2, whole genome shotgun sequence genome encodes:
- the LOC108122060 gene encoding tRNA modification GTPase GTPBP3, mitochondrial produces the protein MALLRNAAQGFRSSFHRFASSGCTIYSLSSGNVKCGVSVIRVSGPQTKKALRAIVGNKEYEPKARQAYLKSFFHPASKEMIDRGLLLWFPGPASFTGEDSCEFQVHGSLAVIAAMLDALGKVDGLRPAEPGEFTKRAFFGGKLDLTEVEGLADLIHAETEAQRKQALLQSTGALGRLYDNWRRRLIRCAAHLEAYIDFAEEEQIEGGVILQLTKELNAIKREIREHLSDQRQGELLRDGVRTVIIGAPNVGKSSLLNLLCQRSVSIVTDQAGTTRDIIETMHNFGGYPVVFSDTAGLRRNTTDTIEQEGIQRAKDCLAQSDMVLLMTDAKAIREINHEDSVSQFVDNYLKELDIPLDLCNGKRLQLVANKTDTLSSTEIQQLEKLSNVLAISCHKPDNISGFLGNLEKHLQELCGEPRAESPRITNTRYRQQLERCIEHIDVFLRDYNPDRYPDMAIAAAKLRNSVRCIERITGHVSCEDILDVVFKDFCIGK, from the exons ATGGCGCTCCTAAGAAATGCTGCTCAAGGATTTCGGAGCAGCTTCCACCGCTTTGCCAGCAGTGGGTGCACCATCTACAGCCTGAGTTCCGGTAACGTCAAGTGCGGCGTCTCTGTTATCCGAGTATCCGggccacaaacaaaaaaggctCTCCGGGCTATTGTTGGAAACAAAGAATATGAACCAAAG GCCCGACAAGCATacttaaaatcattttttcaTCCAGCTAGTAAAGAGATGATCGATCGCGGTCTTCTGCTCTGGTTTCCTGGACCTGCTTCTTTTACCGGAGAGGATTCCTGTGAGTTTCAGGTACACGGATCGCTGGCCGTAATTGCTGCAATGCTTGATGCCCTGGGAAAAGTGGATGGTCTGAGACCAGCGGAACCAGGAGAGTTTACGAAAAGAGCGTTTTTCGGTGGTAAATTGGATCTAACTGAAGTGGAGGGACTCGCCGATCTTATACATGCTGAAACGGAGGCGCAAAGAAAGCAG GCACTGCTGCAGAGTACAGGAGCACTGGGTCGATTATACGACAACTGGCGCCGGAGACTCATCCGATGTGCAGCTCATCTGGAGGCCTACATTGACTTTGCCGAAGAGGAACAGATCGAAGGTGGGGTCATCTTACAACTGACAAAGGAACTAAACGCTATCAAGCGCGAGATTAGGGAGCACCTTAGCGATCAGCGGCAGGGAGAGCTGCTCCGTGATGGAGTCCGAACTGTTATTATTGGAGCCCCCAATGTGGGCAAAAGCAGTTTGCTTAACCTTCTCTGCCAGCGATCTGTTTCGATAGTCACAGATCAAGCTGGAACTACACGAGATATAATAGAAACCATGCACAATTTCGGTGGATACCCCGTAGTTTTCTCCGATACGGCCGGACTGCGGAGAAACACAACGGATACCATTGAGCAAGAGGGAATACAGAGAGCTAAAGACTGCCTAGCCCAATCCGATATGGTACTACTTATGACGGATGCCAAAGCAATAAGGGAAATAAATCATGAAGATTCAGTCTCACAATTTGTGGATAACTATCTTAAGGAACTGGACATTCCTTTGGATCTGTGCAATGGTAAGCGACTGCAGCTGGTGGCCAACAAAACAGACACTCTGTCATCGACAGAGATCCAACAGCTGGAAAAGCTTTCTAATGTCCTCGCCATTTCGTGCCATAAGCCCGATAACATATCTGGGTTTCTGGGCAACTTGGAAAAACATCTGCAAGAACTTTGCGGAGAACCGAGAGCGGAGAGTCCCCGCATAACGAACACCCGGTACAGGCAGCAACTGGAGCGGTGCATTGAGCACATCGACGTCTTTCTGCGAGATTACAACCCCGACCGATACCCGGACATGGCCATTGCGGCCGCAAAGCTGCGTAATTCCGTACGCTGCATCGAACGCATCACCGGACACGTTAGCTGCGAAGATATACTTGATGTTGTGTTCAAAGATTTTTGTATTGGAAAGTGA
- the LOC108121756 gene encoding uncharacterized protein produces the protein MRSIILLLLSFGFVSVILGKYTYLIENSGSFEDKLLSRKVRGLIFPDKAAVLLTAALTKLIVGGRPSGLQYSLEFDMYHPLPDTVEGWQPKILKRFRPKTTTKPKRRLDSTSYYRSPTLESYYQNYYQNYYQNAGFWGPSRKVNSKAESQRFQSSSINRDSFYQTPASIPKINYLHPKKEVYGSWSEVPSWKLNRGYRERREIFDQFEAMGKVFQIDLKSCIKRAMCELRAKINAAHHEGFLMEDLMRIVLTVPEEIQDGKYKHRKDVKDCALFYAPSCPYNVLNFLTQNGKNI, from the exons ATGAGGTCTATCATCTTGCTGCTTCTTTCGTTCGGGTTTGTCTCAGTAATACTAGGGAAGTATACGTATTTAATTGAGAATTCCGGATCGTTTGAGGATAAGCTGCTGTCGCGCAAAGTCCGTGGCTTGATATTTCCAGATAAGGCCGCCGTCTTGCTAACCGCTGCCCTAACAAAGCTTATAGTTGGCGGTCGTCCTAGTGGGCTTCAGTATAGTCTCGAGTTCGATATGTATCATCCTTTACCCGACACTGTGGAGGGTTGGCAGCCAAAGATATTAAAACGCTTCAGGCCCAAGACGACGACCAAGCCAAAACGTCGACTGGATTCCACGTCGTATTACCGAAGCCCAACCCTAGAGAGTTATTACCAAAATTATTATCAGAATTATTACCAGAATGCTGGTTTCTGGGGACCTTCTAGAAA AGTAAATTCGAAAGCTGAGTCGCAACGGTTTCAAAG TTCCTCCATTAATAGAGATTCATTCTACCAAACACCTGCGAGTATTCCCAAAATTAACTATCTTCATCCAAAAAAAGAGGTCTATGGGTCCTGGTCTGAAGTTCCAAGTTGGAAATTAAATCGCGGCTACAGAGAGCGCAGAGAAATATTTGATCAGTTCGAGGCTATGGGAAAAGT CTTTCAAATAGACCTAAAATCGTGCATCAAAAGAGCCATGTGTGAACTGAGAGCTAAAATAAACGCAGCCCACCACGAGGGTTTTCTTATGGAAGATCTTATGCGAATTGTATTGAC GGTTCCCGAAGAGATACAGGATGGCAAGTACAAACATCGCAAGGACGTCAAGGACTGTGCTCTTTTTTATGCTCCAAGTTGTCCATACAATGTTCTAAACTTTCTAACACAAAAcggcaaaaatatataa
- the LOC108121890 gene encoding uncharacterized protein, which yields MRRSKQHNVEKIGQVALIVIVLISPIGGLLLFPSTTVLQLTSSISIPLDLPTRTKVFVDMGFQMNYNLPTTVSAFYNASIWADELSRRQKRHLPNSSDADLKSLDQEQEDAMHPGDFTAGQMYLGLENLLETYGVHRSCLLRCVCELARHPFAENHYYALVTQAITFLLTPSQHEGFSQDEKHYRDKYERAEQIGFLGGECHLSYPSCDTDIINLATRLVR from the exons ATGCGTCGTTCAAAGCAGCACAACGTGgagaagatcggccaggtcGCGTTGATAGTGATTGTACTCATATCTCCGATAGGGGGGCTACTGTTGTTTCCATCCACCACGGTGCTTCAGCTCACCTCGTCCATCTCGATACCCCTCGACCTACCCACACGCACCAAGGTCTTCGTGGACATGGGCTTCCAGATGAACTATAACTTGCCCACCACAGTATCGGCATTCTACAACGCCTCCATCTGGGCGGACGAGCTGTCACGGCGACAAAAGCGCCACTTGCCAAATAGTTCTGATGCGGATCTAAAAAGCTTGGATCAGGAACAGGAAGATGCCATGCACCCAGGTGACTTCACAGCAGGTCAGATGTACTTGGGGCTGGAGAACTTGCTTGAGACCTATGGAGTCCACCGATCCTGTCTGCTGCGCTGTGTTTGTGAACTAGCCCGGCATCCTTTTGCGGAAAATCATTACTATGCGCTGGTTACCCAGGCCATCACCTTTCTGCTTAC accTTCCCAGCACGAGGGTTTCTCCCAGGATGAGAAGCATTACCGCGACAAATATGAAAGAGCCGAACAGATTGGCTTCCTGGGAGGAGAGTGCCACCTCTCGTATCCTAGCTGTGACACAGACATAATAAACTTAGCCACCCGACTGGTCAGATGA
- the Golgin84 gene encoding golgin-84, producing the protein MSSWITGLADKAENILNKIDQNAATALQTDGQTGTSGDPMRRSLTSSTQSLSLQSLKSTLSPAKRSVANSASSVKSEGGGSVVTKDLHHKMSTSASFSNANSPEQQSMDTHELAAFKIALNEITAERDELRLRLNELNHDSEHFALQQRSQELESLAQTLSEERDKAIHDLNEAQTAHMAYVHSISELETNLAKLQQEYMSTSQKLQMQTKETEQQRQELQEYRTKAQRALQAKDALIAELKANPTAEGADPSLVAKDSETRFMQMEHDALKQELNHANEELQKARLQLEDYFSQEQQRQVELGSARQREETLAKELRQSREHSVTSESEQRILTQEISSLRQQLSNQMAASATRLQEREQQIQQMRQRLSEGANAGAKNDYEARLKALTQSLVERQSLLERVTGERNALRLQHEKAQLQLQQNMHLVEMEGQRGSSRNPLLSNSTDDVKAQFPLLMHPSPFDNRVARRFKRALRQADSMGIRVGTFLRRYPMMRVSVIVYVALLHLWVMFVLLSTTPN; encoded by the exons ATGTCATCCTGGATAACAGGATTGGCGGACAAGGCCGAAAACATTCTGAACAAGATTGATCAGAATGCTGCGACAGCCCTGCAGACGGATGGTCAAACCGGGACATCCGGGGATCCGATGCGAAGAAGCTTAACCAGCAGCACACAATCCTTGTCCCTCCAATCATTGAAGTCCACCTTGTCTCCAGCCAAACGTTCGGTGGCCAACAGTGCATCCAGTGTTAAGAGCGAGGGAGGAGGATCAGTGGTGACCAAGGACCTACACCATAAGATGTCAACGTCTGCTAGCTTCTCCAACGCCAATAGCCCGGAGCAGCAATCCATGGACACTCACGAATTGGCAGCCTTCAAGATCGCTCTGAACGAGATTACAGCAGAACGAGACGAACTGAGACTGCGTTTGAATGAGCTTAACCACGACAGCGAGCACTTTGCCCTGCAGCAGCGCAGCCAGGAGCTGGAGTCTCTGGCCCAAACCCTTTCCGAGGAGCGGGACAAAGCTATACACGATCTGAACGAGGCGCAGACGGCTCACATGGCCTACGTTCACTCCATCTCCGAGCTGGAGACAAATCTGGCCAAACTGCAACAGGAATATATGAGCACTTCTCAAAAGCTGCAGATGCAAACCAAGGAAACAGAACAGCAACGCCAGGAGCTGCAGGAATACAGAACGAAAGCTCAACGGGCCTTGCAGGCCAAGGACGCCTTGATCGCAGAACTCAAGGCGAATCCCACAGCTGAAGGTGCTGATCCCAGTCTGGTTGCCAAAGACAGCGAAACCCGTTTCATGCAAATGGAACACGATGCCCTCAAACAGGAGCTGAATCATGCTAACGAGGAGTTGCAGAAGGCGCGACTGCAGCTGGAAGATTACTTCTCCCAAGAGCAGCAACGACAGGTCGAGCTCGGTTCAGCCCGTCAGAGGGAAGAGACGCTAGCTAAAGAGCTACGCCAGTCTCGAGAGCACAGTGTTACCTCCGAGTCGGAACAGCGCATTCTGACCCAGGAAATTTCCTCACTCCGACAGCAACTAAGTAACCAAATGGCGGCCTCCGCCACTCGCTTGCAGGAGCGGGAGCAACAAATACAACAGATGCGGCAGCGTCTTAGTGAGGGTGCCAATGCCGGAGCCAAAAATGACTATGAAGCACGACTCAAAGCTCTCACCCAGTCGCTAGTCGAGCGACAAAGTCTTTTGGAGCGTGTGACGGGCGAAAGGAACGCCTTGCGACTGCAGCATGAGAAGGCTCAACTGCAACTACAACAAAACATGCACCTGGTGGAGATGGAGGGCCAGCGTGGTAGCTCTCGCAATCCCTTGCTTTCCAACAGCACAGATGATG TTAAAGCCCAGTTTCCACTGCTCATGCATCCGAGTCCGTTCGACAACCGAGTGGCCCGTCGCTTTAAGCGAGCTCTCCGCCAGGCGGACTCCATGGGCATCCGAGTGGGTACCTTTCTGCGCCGATATCCAATGATGCGAGTTTCTGTGATTGTCTATGTGGCACTGCTCCACCTCTGGGTTATGTTCGTGCTGCTCTCCACAACGCCAAACTAA
- the LOC108121856 gene encoding LOW QUALITY PROTEIN: uncharacterized protein (The sequence of the model RefSeq protein was modified relative to this genomic sequence to represent the inferred CDS: deleted 2 bases in 1 codon): protein MVQTGLTWQLLLLTVIATTTLVEAHTHINFDPDAKGNSSLSYSNKPLSRSKRKYSLNPDLAYPILILKLVPSFAYPCKQVDKDQSFWWFFNVQGQWIPTTVPIYWWSFWNTSTFVSTAREWRKDMQTKLSHDEARSWVYTAIELGMEQIGGQNAGACLLRSICEISQRPFQNSNIFSEIANSIMVPTLDNVAGKYLHARDAGRGGANCQKTYQDCSPILWTLITNMARNPFAY, encoded by the exons ATGGTCCAGACGGGTCTGACCTGGCAGCTTCTGCTTCTAACGGTGATCGCCACCACCACTCTAGTAGAAGCCCATACCCATATCAACTTCGATCCCGATGCCAAAGGAAACAGCAGCTTGAGTTACAGCAATAAGCCCCTGAGTCGCTCCAAGAGA AAATACTCATTGAATCCTGATCTT GCTTATCCTATACTCATCCTTAAGTTGGTGCCTAGCTTTGCGTATCCTTGTAAACAAGTCGACAAGGACCAATCCTTTTGGTGGTTCTTCAACGTGCAGGGCCAGTGGATTCCCACCACCGTTCCTATCTACTGGTGGAGCTTCTGGAACACCTCGACGTTCGTTTCCACGGCACGCGAGTGGCGCAAGGATATGCAGACAAAGCTTTCCCATGATGAGGCCAGATCCTGGGTATATACTGCCATTGAACTAGGCATGGAGCA AATTGGAGGGCAAAATGCTGGAGCATGCCTGCTAAGGAGCATTTGCGAAATCTCTCAAAGGCCCTTTCAAAACAGCAATATTTTTAGTGAAATAGCAAATTCAATAATGGT ACCCACCTTGGACAACGTTGCAGGAAAGTATCTGCACGCAAGGGATGCTGGACGTGGAGGAGCCAATTGCCAAAAGACTTACCAAGACTGCAGCCCAATTCTTTGGACGCTAATAACAAACATGGCTAGAAATCCCTTTGCCTATTGA
- the LOC108122061 gene encoding uncharacterized protein, with protein MVNFNSFGRIVVNRWMDLHRTRIESFQIRHFSRHYPRPSTIAQYVPEHQLIREREKSKSYIENKNRSMWELDGGRANSSSQEDHKRLDDNQYHPLEIKQRMYDCTWDNYPESVAAKQRNTNVPLVEPYPRRRRSQEERPNTARPWDDNALSFISQWDNNLAMVNRNRFSRGRGQCVESIVTPQMRDALLIRKRQFFY; from the exons ATGGTTAACTTCAACAGCTTCGGCCGCATCGTGGTTAACCGATGGATGGACCTCCATCGGACACGAATAGAATCCTTTCAAATACGTCACTTTTCTCGGCACTATCCGCGACCAAGCACCATCGCTCAGTACGTTCCCGAGCATCAGCTAATCCGAGAGCGTGAGAAGAGCAAATCCTACATAGAGAATAAAAATCGATCCATGTGGGAGCTAGACGGAGGCCGTGCAAATAGCTCGTCCCAAGAGGACCACAAGCGCCTGGACGATAACCAGTATCATCCTCTGGAGATAAAGCAGCGTATGTACGACTGTACCTGGGACAATTATCCGGAAAGCGTTGCAGCAAAGCAGCGGAATACTAACGTTCCACTAGTAGAGCCATATCCCCGACGACGACGAAGCCAG GAAGAGCGCCCTAATACCGCTAGACCTTGGGACGACAACGCCCTTTCATTTATCAGCCAGTGGGACAATAATTTAGCCATGGTCAACCGGAACCGCTTTTCAAGGGGAAGAGGTCAGTGTGTGGAGTCCATTGTAACACCTCAGATGAGGGATGCCCTTCTAATCAGAAAGCGACAATTCTTTTACTAA
- the LOC108121855 gene encoding uncharacterized protein: protein MVLNLKMAGGLLTSSLRSRGALCMCQRFGSGCAKKGGKDRCPTVNKNYPCGRPESEPKIKRVTQPKLKSMWLNPFCDPEDTYCPFNPRFDDIYYVESDKAKRKYWQTWVACPPINIKPKKICCYAQAKPAPVKRRKRQARPATACPQPCPEHQEGSCPKIPRRCHKEGRTPSICNKNRAPADCVKPLTPYPSFSECKRSKLAAAPPQECNCTAVPMLCEVWAMYRKRALAKSRKPSQ from the coding sequence ATGgtgttaaacttaaaaatggCTGGCGGACTGCTCACTTCCAGTCTAAGGTCGCGAGGTGCCCTGTGCATGTGCCAGCGCTTCGGATCCGGGTGCGCAAAGAAGGGTGGCAAGGACCGGTGCCCCACGGTCAACAAAAACTATCCGTGCGGTAGGCCAGAAAGTGAGCCGAAAATCAAGAGGGTTACGCAGCCAAAGCTCAAATCCATGTGGCTGAACCCGTTCTGCGATCCCGAGGACACGTACTGCCCGTTCAATCCTCGCTTCGACGACATCTACTATGTGGAGTCTGACAAGGCGAAACGCAAGTACTGGCAGACCTGGGTGGCTTGCCCTCCTATCAATATCAAGCCCAAGAAGATCTGCTGCTATGCCCAGGCCAAGCCAGCTCCGGTGAAGCGGCGCAAgcgccaggccaggccagctACTGCTTGCCCCCAACCCTGTCCCGAACATCAGGAGGGTTCTTGCCCCAAAATTCCCAGACGCTGTCACAAGGAAGGAAGAACCCCGTCCATATGTAACAAAAATCGAGCCCCAGCGGACTGCGTCAAGCCCCTGACCCCGTATCCTTCATTCTCCGAGTGCAAGAGGAGTAAGCTCGCAGCCGCACCCCCGCAGGAGTGCAACTGCACTGCGGTACCTATGTTGTGCGAGGTCTGGGCTATGTATCGCAAGAGAGCCCTAGCCAAGAGCAGAAAACCCAGCCAATAA